A stretch of DNA from Falco biarmicus isolate bFalBia1 chromosome 6, bFalBia1.pri, whole genome shotgun sequence:
AGCAGGTCTTCTGCACCTCACAGAACTACTCACGGGTTTAAAAGTAAGCACTTAAGTGCCTATTGGCTGCATGAGGGCTTTAGTGCTCTTCAAACTATTGAAGCAGATGATACTTCAAAGGCATTAAAAGTAGGTTAAGGAAAAGTATTTCACAGACGGACTAGATATCTGAATAAAACTGACAGTCTTTAAGTGCAGATGAGTAAATAGAGGGGGTTCTCAGTGGGATCATCTCTCTAGGGTTGGAGAATAGCTCTGCTTTATTCCCTATGCAGCACTCGTCTCTCCGGTGTGATTGCCAAAAAAGGACAAGTTATACCAACTCTGATGGGAGTTACCATTCCACTTACCAACAGACTGAAACAATCAATTCTTTTTTACATAGGCCACCTAAaaggcaacaacaaaaaaatagggtcaggaaaaaatgagaaaatactcCTTTCTTCTATATTCAGTATTATCACATTAGCCAAGCACATTACCAGCAGGGGTGAATCGCAGATAGGGGCGAACACAGGCACTGATACCGACATGATCTGACCCAGCACAGCTGACCTGTGCAAGGGCTTGGTACTGGCTGAAAGGAGCTGTTTAACCCTTACCTCTTACCCCTTAATCATCTAGAACAACTCCTTTGCTTCTGATTTAACAAGTCCACTTTGAGGGGCTCTGAAgcatatttaaatgcatttaaaaatgtattttacttctGTGCTTAGATgactaaaactgaaaaagtgtatttccccacccccctttttttagcATTTTGCTCAGATGAGATAAGGAAATGAGGTTACATGATCTCCCTTTAGAGTTTATAATCAGCCACACTATTTTAATAATCTACATTCAGTTCcgctttctgtttcttaaatgcTAGGACAATGCAGCAGTGTTTTGGTTGCAGTCTCCACAGGAAGATATTTCAACAGCCAACAAACATGATCACCacaatttttaaagttgttattattattgccTTTAAATGTCATGAAATATTTCTACCAACATGAAGTTTTGTAAACCTTTTTAGAAGTAATTTAATTTCGCACCTGAAGTGCTGTAATGTTGGGcattaaaaatcagcttttaaaaaacgCTCTGAATTAGCTTAAGCAACTTTTTCAACCCATAGGAGATCAGCAGATCCACATGATCTGCTCTAGGAATCCATCGGCAGTAAGTACCATGCATGGTAGTATATTTTGCAAAAACTGGTATCCCTTGTGGCAGTAAATATAAAGCTTGGCATCACCGATTTGAAAACAACAGGGGTTCTGGGTAAACATAAGTGTCATCCAAAATGTGTATACCTATGTGTAACAGGCAGTATTTCTTACCATTAGCACAATACCACAACCTCCTTTTTGCAACCAGCTGTGTCATTAACTCGTCCAGTGTTATAAGGAATGAAACATTTATCCTAGGAAAGACAGGCATtaataacagtaacaataataaCTTAAGTACATAAATACAAACACATTATTAATCATTGACAGAAATCAGCCCACTAATAACGCTTCAAAGCTCTCGAGGAGAGGAACTGTAGGAAACTGAGatttcctctgtattttaaatttggCCACTTGTCCTCTATCTgtattaaacaaaaaacccgatggtttaggaaaaaaagctgttgctATTTTGTATGGCTGTCCCTCTTTTGACACCATCTGTGGTCAGATTAAATGCTGAGGTCTGAATCAACATCTCTGGGTTTAATCTCTTGTTGATACTTCTGCAGattgagaggggaaaaaaaaatattacagggGGCTGGCCAGTTGTACAAGTCTGAGTTATACCAGTGCCATCTTAATGAATTTCTTCAGTCAAATGTAAATATGACCCTGGAACGTAGAAACATACATTTTTGTTCTCTGAGGTctaataaaaacacaaaagctttCTGTGTGGTTCAACATGGCATCAGAACTGCTTTGTAACATACCCCCGGaccctctgcagcttctgaagCTGAACTTAAAGTATGCTGCGTTTCCTGCAGGACATtaagtgttttccttttaattgttTACAATTtgctctctgctgtgcctgagctTGGAGCCGATACCATAAAAAGCCACTGACAAATCCGAAGTgtttgctctgcagccaggaaagcagaagaaacgTGCGCAGGGGGCTTTTCTACTGACAGGCAATAACTCTGCCGTAAAAGACCCAGCGAAGTTACAAACCACATACTTTTACCCTTGCATCGAGCATAAAATAGGTCACGTTAGAAAGACGCTGTGGCTTTAAGTATTGCCCGGCCTGAGCCGGATTATCATTAGGTTACGTAACTGCTGATGAGCTGCTTTTCATTAAGGCTTCCCCGagtggtgctgggagcaggcgCTGCCTCCAACAACCATCCTGGGGAAGCATTTCCTCCCAGGCGTGCAGCCGCTCTCTTCCGAGCCCCGCAGTCTGCAGCGAGGCCAAGGTGCTCGCACAAACCGGTATGGGCTAAGTAGGTGTCTGAATGCGAAACAACTCATTAACCTTAATGGGGTTGTGCATTAATTTCGGTCAAGGCGTGTTTGCAAAGTTGTAAATGTAAGAGGTTCGGAGGAGGTGTTCAACCTGCGTGTTAAACGCGTCCTGCTCTCAGcttggaatctttttttttttttttctatagtgAAATACACCCTCTGCTGcataaaaccccaaacctctgGTGGTCTTGAACACTAGTAAAAAGGCTGTCACACAGGAAACGATGGCACAACTTGGCAACAGCACAGCATGCCTGAGACTtgaggaggcagaagaaaattaaagctgaTCTCAGTCATATTTTCATTCGTGCTCAGAAGCCCCACATAGTGTCCAGGTAGTACCTTCAGGTGACATAGTGCTTGTGTCCATTGCTCTGTCTCAAGATGAGGGGGAGGACAAGCGATGTTCATCCTCAGATCTTGATTCTTTCAGGTGCTGGCTTTTAGCTGTTGTAGCAGCTGATAGTGATGTTTCCCCCTCCAGAGGGACCTTCTTTCTCCAGTTCCCTGGCTGCTCACAGATAGACTGGCTCCATACAGGCAGACACATGCCACAATCCTAGCGACCTGCTAGTCCAGATGCCATCATCAAATGCCATTCTTGTACCCTTCTACCATTTGctcctcccagtgctcccacaCCTGGCATTCCTATTCAATCCCCATTCAATCCCCTATTTAGATCAATCTTAATACTTCTCTCGCTTTTTTTAGAGGATAAACAAGTTGGTAGTAACAGAGGAACGCAGCCTGAAGCAGTCAAGCCTGTATTCAGCTTTAATTCATACTCATACTAAGTGGAGGCAATACTATaatcaaagaaattatttcttacttATTTACAGTACTGAGTTTGGCCAAGAAGCTTTACAGAACTCCATACTATTAATTTTGCCTTCTTAGATTAACAACTGTACTGAGGCTACTTGTGGCTTGCAAGAAACCCTTAAAATAGGCTGcttcataaaatgaaataaagccTGAAAATGGCCTTTAGCCCAAGTAAGTTGTACGGGAAAATAGGCTACAAGTGACAGCATCAAGCAGAGGGCTTATGGCAGGGAACAGGACAACCATGATACCTCAGTGCTGTTTTGGTTGGCAATTCCATAGCTCGTTTGTTGCTTGACCTCTACTTAAACCTTTTAAACACTTCtttgtatatataaaatgaagATAATCATATCCTCTTGTTTTACAAAGTGCTCAGGCTAAAAAGATCTAACAACAGTGAATTATCTGTCCCGTGAGGTACGTTGGAAAATAGAGCTGCCCCAGATAAAGTCTCACCCACCATGTTATCACTTACCTGGTGGGAGAGGCctttgttttggatttaattCTGGgaagttttgaaataatttaattttgctgatgatttcctttttatttcctgtgtaTTTCAATAAGACATTTAATCTTGTTCATAATATGTTTTGAAGTCTAATTCATTTAAACTGTCAAATCTTGACAGCTCTGTAATGTACTTAAAACTGGCATTGTTTATCTCTGCATTCCATTTAGACGTGAACTTGCAGACTAAACTAATAAAAATGGTTTATGCTTCTCAGTGCTAATATCACTGAAAACTTACAATGTCCCTGCTGCCTGAGATTAGCTCATATATTACTTTCTCGTGAGGAATTCACAGAGGGGAAATATTCTAACATCAAGCTCGGTACTAGTCGCGAAGGCTGAGCATTTTCTGCCTGAATGAAACCAAAGTGGGCATAGCCTGCAGAGGCAGTGGAGAGCTGGCAGCTCAGGAAGACTCAGGGACTTTTACACAGCTTCCTTCCCTAGCTGCTGTCATGAAGGGAACAGGACCAGAAGGTATCTATTAGCACTTCCACCTAGATGTGTTGCAACGAAGGGTCATGCAGCAGCATGCAGTGGCTGTTAATGTTGCCTCAGCCCCTACCAAGAATGCAATTAAAGGAGAATCAGAAGCATTCCTTCGTTACCTTGTGGACAGCGTGAGTTTTGCAGCAGAGGATTTGTTGCGGGTACATGATCTCAGGTTGCTGCTGTCCACCTCTTGTTTCTCCACCGCTTCCTGGCTCGTTTGGATGCTTTTGCTCACACGCACAGGCCTGAAATTCTCCTAAAAACCAGTTTACTAACTATTTGTCTAGTTCAAGATAGGCAAGACATGCAGCATTTTCTATACAAACGCACCTACAATTAGCCAGGTTGGGATGAGTATTACTGATTCccaaaatgacagaaaacaacTAATAAGCCTGCAATCGCAATTCCCTGGTCTTTTACCTGCCAAAGGGTTAACTCTGGCTTATCCTACCCATTCCCTCCACAGGTGCTCCAGAGATAAGGAGGCAGTTATGAAATGCAGCTTGCACAGGCTTTTTCTGGGAAGCAGAGGACCTCAGAGGGTAACTGCATGGACCCCTAAGCAAGGTGCAGGCTTCCGAGGAGGACAAAAATCCAGATTGGATGACAGCATGGGTGACCACACTGGAtggttttgccattttttgtgtgtttgacTGGGCCTTTTAAGGACAACTTGTTTTGTTGTAGCACAGGCATTCTCAAGGCCCTGAGGAATAAAGAGCCCCCGTGGAGGAAAACAAGCCACCTGAAGCTCTGGTTTATTTTAACTGTTCAACCCATTGAGCTGTTTTGCCTCATGACACACGAGGTGTTTGGGGATTTCACAGTTCCACAGAGAGGACGAATATCGTAACCAGACACAACCTGAATGTGATAAAATAGTTGACGAAGCAATTATGACAGTTCCACGCACGGCAGCTTTGCGTGGAAGTAACCAAAAAATGACAGCaaggagactgcacagcagGTCGAGATCTGCGTGGGATCGTCTCTCACCCCATCCTGCTTACTGAACTTCGTTTTGGTCTTCCCAGCTGTTCCCAAAGCACATGGCTGCCCTTTTGATGCCCAGATGGAGAACAACGCTCCCGCAAGATGAAGGCCTCTAAGTCGTCTTTGAAGCCTCGCCAGGGAAGGCGAGTGGGAAACAAAACCTGACAGGTACCTCGAGCACAGGCAGCCTcccccccccagggcagcagctcctgggggctCCGGGAGCCCTGCCGCAGCCTCTTCACCCCGGGGCACTGGTTGCCGGGGCCTGCCCCGACGGCCGCGCCTGGCCCGCGGGGTGCCCGGGGAGGTTCGAGGCGTGGGGAGGGCAGGCCCGAGGCCGCCGTGGGGCCGGGGTGATGGCGCCGGGgcccccccggggctcccccccGGGGTACGGCGCTgtcccagccccccaggccGCGGCGGGCAGGCCCCGGCCGCCCCTTCTGCCTCCAAGATGGCGCCCGCCGGCCCCTGCCCGCGGGCCGGCGGCGGAGGGGCCGCGGCGGAGGGGCCACGGCCTCCCCTGCGCCTCTgccccgcgctgccgccgctCGGGCCGGGCCTCGGCGAGAGGCCgccggtggggggggggggtgggggagggaagatggcggccggcggcggctgagggaggaggagggacccgggccgggccgcggcggccTCCTCCGACACCGCCCCCCTCGTCCTCCGTGCCCAGCTCCGCCCCGTCCCGCCGGGAGGGAGAGCGGCGAGCGAGCCGGAGCCCCGCAGCCGTGCCGCGCCGCCCAGGCAAGGGGCCCCGGGTGCCCGGGAGCCGCGCAGCGGGAACCGGGGCCCCCagcagcgcccgccgccgccaccgctCCGGTCACCAGGATCGCGGCGGGGGCTGCTGCGAGCCGGCAGCacccccggggccgcccccgccgcctgGCCGGGGGAGTCGCTGTCGCGTTGCCCGTTGAGCTGCGCGGCCTCAGCcccggcggggggaggcggctGTCACCCAGGCAGCGGCGGCAGGTGAGTggcgcccggccgcgccgcagctggcggcggggcgggcgggcgggcgggcgcgggggggagGCCGGCCGGGggcgccccgctccccgccgcgcaGGGCGGGGGTGTGTCTGGCGGGGCCGGCacgccgcccccggcccccgccgcccgccgcagccccccggcctGCGGGGAGGCGCAGCTGTCACGGCGGGGGCGGAGGGGGacgggggccgggccggccccccgccccgggctgcCATGGCGGCGGGCGGAGCGCGGAGGGGCGCCGCGGCCTCCCCCTCGCCCCTCGCCCGCCCTCCTTCCCTCACGGGGGGCTGAGGAGGGCCGCCCCGGGAGACCCTGCGCGGCGGAGCCCCTCCCGCCTCGGGGCGGCTGAATCCCAGTCCGCCCTCCCTCGgtaccccccaccccttcttcTTATTAACCTAAAGTTGATTAAAAAAGTGAGAGAGCAGTTTCCCTcctcgccccccgccccagccccttcccggCTGGAAGATGGCTGAGGGGAGGCAGCGGCGCCGCGGCCGGGCCTGCGGGGGCCCGCGCACCCCCCGGGCCGGGAGGACGCTGCGTTCGGTGGCGTTTTAGGTGACAGCTCTTTGTCTGCCGGTGGCATCGCgcctgtgtgtgcgtgtgtcccCCGCCCCGCCGTGGGCGCCGGTGTGCCCCCCGAAGCAGCCCCCCCAAGCCCGGCGGGGCGGTCCCGGCTGTCAGCGCAGGCGGTGAAGTTCAGCGCCGAGGCAACGGCGGGAGCCGGTGGCCGCCGTGAGGtaccggggctggggggctgcgggggcagCGGGCCCGCCGGGGGTGCCTGGGCTTCCAGGCTGGGGCGGGGTGGGGTGCGGGCTCTGCGGGGGGCTGGTGTCCAGGCTGGCCGCTCCTAGCCGCGGGCTTGTCCTGAATTTGCTTGTTTCTCTCTGGGAGacatggagcagcagcaggctgccagTGATCCCGAGTACCTGGTGCCGATGCGAGCGGTAGCCCCGGTTtgtgcagctggggggggggctcccGCCGCTGGAACATGACATTTCCTGGGAGAAAAATCTCTTGCAAAAAGGCTGTTTCCTTCCGATGTGGGTTGCTAGACGCTAGACACGCTCAAGCCCTCCAGTTTCCTAGGTGCGTTTTGACCTTTCGGTGGCTGAGAACTGGGTCGCGCGTTGGGTGATGATCTcctgattattattattattaatttttgcACCCAAAAGACTCTGTTTGCAAAGGTGAAAAGGTGTGGAGTGCCGTCTGGGGCTGCTGCCGGCTTCCACTGGAAGCTCGATCAGCATACGGTAGCTATCAATTTTACTACCCCAGTATggcatagcaaaaaaaaaaaaaaaaaaaaaagagtgacaCAGCAAAGTATATTAAAACTGGAAATTTGGACTCGTGTGGGTGGTGCTTGTGTGTTCTTCACCCTGTCTCGTGGCTTGTAGTCTTCGTGTTGCAGGTTTagactgaggggaaaaaaagaaaaagaccgGGTTTATGTGGGCTGGCaggatatacatatatatgtgtgtgtgcataaaatttgcatgtgtgtgtatatagatatatatatgaaaatatatatataaggaaTAATATTCCTGGTGAGTTCAAGTAGCAAGAGATGGTAAATCTATATGAACAAAAAAGATGCTTCGTTTACTTTTCTTGAAATGCGCTGTCCCGCTGCAGTTTAGAGGTTGCGATCTTCTGCCTGCAGAATCTTTCAGCAAAGATGTGTGGGTTCTGAACTCTTTATGCTGTGTCCATCAGCTTTCTAATacaagagaaagtaaaaaatgcaCCTCAAACACAGAAATTCACATGATATATGTGCATCTGTAGCTGTATACCTAGGcctctggcagagcagcagggagagaaaccGGGAGAAGATGGATGCAAAGCCACAGATTTGCAGAGAGGCTTGGGAAGCAGCGTAGTATCCgcagctttgcagagctgttttgtGAAAATGATTAAAGTTCAAGTTGCCACTTAAGGGGACAAACAGCTCTTGATGGTAGATAATAAACAGTAGTAACTTTGGCAATACTGCACCTGGCTCAAAGCCGATGGGCATGATGAAATGTTAAATCTCAACTTATTTGCTCAAGATGGGTATCTGTTGTTTGAAACATGTTGCCAAACAATATGGCAGCGCAAATCCTTGCTTCCAAAACAAATAGGTTTCCTGAGAGGAGAGCGGGGGGTTTGGCTCTTCAGAAGGCAGGCCTTGCTTTCTTATTCACTGCGGGCTGACTTTGATTTTTAGCGTGCATGTTTTCCCGGAGCCTTGCCCTCTGATAATGCTACGACACATGCTCACAACTGCATGACTAATTCATACAATTAGTCATACACTTCCACTGTAGGTTTATTGGAGCAGTATCACTGTCATCCTCACGTTGTAAAAGTCTGCGTTGGGGAACATGTGCCCTCTGTTGACTTGGGTCTCTTGGCATGGTTGTTGGGGGGGCAGTTACAAATATTTGAAGCCTTCAGGATTATTAGGCTTAATTATATAAGCGTATTTTCAAGgaacagagctgctggagatCAGCACCTTGTTGCCTGCTAATCTGAGGGGGGTAATTTGCATGAGACTTTGCAGGAGTTGTCAGAAATGAAGGTGTGTGTACTACTACTAAAAATACCACGTCTCCTGCATAAATAGTTTGCCAGTTGAAAAACAGTGTATTTTGTATAAGGAAACTATTTATATGACGAGTTATTCTTGTTTTGCTTGGTTGACTGTGTTTCTTTGAAGCGTGGTTCTTATCTCCCTGATCaaagaagaggaataaaaaaaaagttcttaaagTTAGATTCTGCCTTTAAAGACAGAGTTTTAAGCAGGAAGGGCTTGGACAAACAGGTAAATATTTTAACCAGGTATTCCTGAAAGGCCAACACGGTGTGTAATACCCTGCAGCATGTGGCCACCGCCCCTGCATAGGAGCTTTAATTGTTGGCAGATAGAAAGAAGCAATTTTTATTGGCGGTTCTATGTTATTTGTATTATTGCAGCATCCAGGAACCCCAGGCATAGACCGGCTTTGCAGTGGGGTAGGAGTGATGCgaaaatgaagcaaaagtgGACTCTGCTTCCAAAAACTTCCAACATAAACCTAAAGAGGTAGAGAAGCAGAGTTGTGATGGGGTAGTGGCTGGATggtggtgggcagcaggagagTTGATAGTTACAGCGTATTAGCAGCCTAAATATggagattttttgtttggttcgTTGGTTTTTAATACCGTTACAGCGAGCCAGTGCTTTATGGTCTTTTGGGAGGTAACTGCCTGCTGTCATGCTGCTGATGCTGGGCTGAGccctctgcctgcctccccGCTGTCAGGGCTGATCCAGCCCATTGGAGCCATGGTGGGCGAGGGAGGATTCGCAGGAGTAGCACTGCTGATTGGTCTGAGAACAGCCAGGAGCTTCACCCTcttcccctggtgcagcaggaTCTGGAATAGGATGTTTGCCTGTAGCTGCAATATTGAAAATTATGGCTTGCTTGTAAACAGCTTCAACACTTCACATACCTAGCCCGGCACATGTGAGTCGGGGCAATGCAGAACAGGTTTTTACCACTACGGCAGCATCTCCATGTAAAGTTGACCAG
This window harbors:
- the LOC130151889 gene encoding translation initiation factor IF-2-like, producing the protein MSCSSGGSPPPSCTNRGYRSHRHQPPPPAGAEAAQLNGQRDSDSPGQAAGAAPGVLPARSSPRRDPGDRSGGGGGRCWGPRFPLRGSRAPGAPCLGGAARLRGSGSLAALPPGGTGRSWARRTRGAVSEEAAAARPGSLLLPQPPPAAIFPPPPPPPTGGLSPRPGPSGGSAGQRRRGGRGPSAAAPPPPARGQGPAGAILEAEGAAGACPPRPGGLGQRRTPGGSPGGAPAPSPRPHGGLGPALPTPRTSPGTPRARRGRRGRPRQPVPRGEEAAAGLPEPPGAAALGGGGCLCSRYLSGFVSHSPSLARLQRRLRGLHLAGALFSIWASKGQPCALGTAGKTKTKFSKQDGVRDDPTQISTCCAVSLLSFFGYFHAKLPCVELS